A window of the Lysinibacillus irui genome harbors these coding sequences:
- the lgt gene encoding prolipoprotein diacylglyceryl transferase: MDLLLLQINPIAFHLGPIPVRWYGLLIVSGIILAYVVGQREAVKRGLPEDFLADLLLWAVPISIICARIYYVSMRWDYYSENPGKIIEIWNGGIAIHGALIGAFVTAYIYTRIKNVSFLRVADIAAPSILIGQIIGRWGNFMNQEAYGGEVSKAFLENLMLPDWIINQMYIEELGSYVHPTFLYESVWNLIGLIILLVLRKVNLNRGEIFFSYLIWYSIGRFFIEGMRTDSLYLVGDLRSAQVVSIIGIIVGLGAIIYRRIKVKPAVKYLDNK, encoded by the coding sequence ATGGATTTATTACTATTACAGATTAACCCGATTGCTTTCCATTTAGGGCCAATTCCAGTGCGTTGGTATGGATTGCTGATTGTGTCGGGAATCATTTTAGCCTATGTTGTCGGGCAGAGAGAGGCTGTTAAGAGAGGATTGCCTGAAGACTTCCTTGCAGACTTGTTATTATGGGCAGTGCCAATATCCATCATCTGTGCACGTATTTACTATGTGTCAATGCGATGGGATTACTATAGTGAAAATCCCGGGAAAATCATTGAAATATGGAATGGCGGTATTGCCATTCATGGTGCCCTCATCGGGGCATTTGTCACAGCTTACATATATACTCGTATAAAAAATGTAAGCTTTTTACGAGTAGCGGATATTGCAGCACCAAGTATTTTAATCGGTCAGATTATTGGTCGATGGGGCAACTTTATGAACCAAGAGGCCTATGGTGGAGAGGTATCTAAAGCATTTTTAGAAAATCTCATGCTGCCAGATTGGATTATCAATCAAATGTATATCGAAGAATTAGGTTCATATGTACATCCGACGTTTTTATATGAATCCGTCTGGAACCTTATTGGGCTTATTATTTTACTTGTTTTACGCAAAGTAAATTTAAATCGTGGGGAAATTTTCTTTAGTTATTTAATTTGGTATTCAATTGGTCGTTTCTTTATTGAAGGAATGCGTACAGATAGTCTGTATCTTGTAGGCGATTTACGCTCAGCGCAGGTTGTATCTATTATTGGGATTATCGTTGGACTTGGAGCGATTATTTATCGCAGAATAAAGGTAAAACCAGCCGTGAAATACTTGGATAACAAATAA
- the hprK gene encoding HPr(Ser) kinase/phosphatase: MVVVLTRDVMEKFKLELLAGEEGIGRTIVTSDISRPGLEMAGYFTHYPANRVQLLGKTELSFFEMLPADVKLERMRLLCSQDTPAIIISRDLEVPEELIQASNEKHVPVFKTHMTTTKFSSRLTNYLEGRLAPMTAAHGVLVDVYGIGILIIGKSGVGKSETALELVKKGHRLVADDCVEIRQESENLLIGSPPPLLEHLLEIRGIGIIDIMTLFGASAVRPYKRITLIIELEIWDPQKVYDRLGLEEEKMKIIDTELTKLTIPVRPGRNVSVIIEVAAMNYRLKKMGVNAAEEFSRRLDEVISSNDVLDD, translated from the coding sequence TTGGTCGTAGTATTAACAAGAGATGTTATGGAGAAATTTAAGTTAGAGTTATTAGCTGGTGAGGAAGGGATCGGCAGAACAATAGTGACAAGTGATATTTCAAGACCTGGACTTGAAATGGCAGGTTATTTTACACATTATCCTGCTAATCGTGTACAATTGCTTGGCAAAACAGAGCTATCTTTTTTTGAAATGCTGCCAGCAGATGTCAAGCTAGAGCGTATGCGTTTGCTTTGTTCGCAAGATACGCCTGCTATTATTATTTCTCGAGATTTAGAAGTGCCAGAGGAGCTTATACAAGCTTCCAACGAAAAGCATGTTCCAGTTTTTAAAACACATATGACGACAACAAAATTTTCGAGTAGATTGACAAACTACTTAGAGGGACGCCTAGCACCAATGACAGCAGCCCATGGTGTACTCGTCGATGTGTATGGAATTGGTATTTTAATTATTGGGAAAAGTGGCGTAGGTAAAAGTGAAACAGCACTTGAGCTTGTAAAAAAGGGTCATCGATTAGTAGCAGATGACTGTGTAGAAATTCGTCAAGAATCGGAAAACTTATTAATTGGTAGTCCACCACCTTTGTTGGAGCATTTATTAGAAATACGTGGTATTGGGATTATTGACATTATGACACTATTTGGTGCGAGTGCAGTGCGTCCATATAAACGTATTACACTGATCATTGAGCTGGAAATTTGGGACCCGCAAAAAGTTTATGATCGATTAGGCTTAGAAGAAGAGAAAATGAAAATAATTGATACTGAGCTGACAAAATTAACAATCCCAGTACGCCCAGGGCGCAATGTCTCCGTTATTATTGAAGTAGCTGCGATGAATTATCGCTTGAAGAAAATGGGAGTTAATGCAGCTGAGGAATTTTCAAGACGCTTAGATGAAGTCATTTCGTCGAATGATGTGTTAGACGATTAA
- the cccB gene encoding cytochrome c551 has product MKKAMLTLVFGSAIFLAACGGGDKEATNNESAAAPDGEAIAMKSCVSCHGGELQGATGPALNDVGSRLSESEILDIINNGKGGMPPGVVKGADAEAVAKWLATQK; this is encoded by the coding sequence ATGAAAAAAGCAATGTTAACATTAGTGTTCGGATCAGCAATCTTTTTAGCTGCATGTGGCGGCGGAGATAAAGAGGCAACTAACAATGAAAGTGCCGCTGCTCCGGATGGTGAAGCAATTGCTATGAAATCTTGTGTTTCTTGTCATGGTGGCGAGCTACAAGGTGCGACTGGACCAGCATTAAACGATGTAGGTTCTCGTTTATCAGAATCAGAAATTTTAGATATTATTAATAATGGTAAAGGTGGCATGCCTCCTGGAGTTGTTAAAGGGGCAGATGCTGAGGCAGTTGCTAAATGGTTAGCTACTCAGAAATAA
- a CDS encoding YitT family protein produces the protein MKHDVRESIVEYVYVIVGAAIIAIGFNVFLLPNQVASGGVSGISTILHGLFGWNPGIVQYAFNIPLFIAGVLLLGKKFGIKSFIGTITLPFIVLLTNSWEPWTDNSLLGALFGGIVVGLGIGLVFKGNASTGGTDLLAQIITKFTGLSLGTSVLLIDGIIAISAAVVFDLEKGLYALIGLYVTTKTIDIIQLGFSQSKMVYIITVKQDEVRQAIYAEINRGVTKLQAIGGYTGEARPVLMVVVYQTEFTKLKQLIKSVDPSAFVIVSDAYEVLGEGFKRA, from the coding sequence ATGAAGCATGATGTGAGAGAAAGCATTGTGGAGTATGTGTATGTGATAGTAGGAGCGGCAATAATAGCTATTGGTTTTAATGTCTTTTTATTACCAAATCAAGTCGCTTCAGGTGGGGTCAGTGGAATTAGTACGATTTTGCATGGTTTATTTGGTTGGAATCCGGGAATTGTTCAATATGCGTTTAATATTCCACTATTTATTGCTGGAGTGTTGTTGCTGGGCAAAAAATTTGGTATTAAATCATTTATCGGTACGATTACGTTACCGTTTATTGTCTTGTTAACAAATAGCTGGGAACCTTGGACTGATAATTCTTTACTTGGAGCTCTTTTTGGTGGAATTGTTGTTGGATTAGGAATAGGACTGGTCTTTAAAGGGAATGCTTCAACTGGTGGCACTGATTTACTAGCGCAAATCATTACGAAATTTACTGGATTATCGCTTGGTACGAGTGTGCTATTAATAGATGGAATCATTGCGATTAGTGCAGCAGTTGTTTTTGATTTAGAGAAAGGTTTGTATGCCCTGATTGGACTTTATGTAACGACAAAAACAATTGATATCATTCAGCTAGGTTTTAGTCAATCTAAAATGGTCTATATTATTACGGTGAAACAAGATGAAGTTCGGCAAGCCATTTATGCTGAAATCAATCGTGGAGTCACGAAGTTACAAGCCATCGGAGGTTATACGGGAGAAGCACGACCAGTTCTTATGGTTGTTGTTTATCAAACAGAATTCACAAAGCTGAAACAACTCATTAAAAGCGTTGACCCATCAGCGTTTGTTATCGTTTCTGATGCGTATGAGGTATTAGGAGAAGGTTTCAAACGTGCATAA
- a CDS encoding EAL and HDOD domain-containing protein — protein sequence MEVFIGRQPIFNLHEQVVAYELLYRGKNVNAFPMVDSDAATIDVLVNSFLSIGFEEVTKGKPGFVNFTENLLMSSIHEFLNPSQVVIEILEDVPLTPQLVERVIELKKHGFQIALDDFIMEEHVEVYDELFEQVDYIKVDFLASSIVKRMEIESEVKERFPHIQLLAEKVETRHQFEVAKSSGYVLFQGYFFEQPQIIHATDIPANTIQYIHIISLLKEEEPNIQLLAENIERDISLTYKLLQMINNSSKRSKSKVRSIKQAIVLLGISNLRKWIYLLAMREMDIDADSDLFKEVMCTSLFRAKVCEKLAKLSYKKNFSEYFLVGMFSLIDTLLQRPMEAILHQLPFSEDITNTILGNETDMTPYLEFSIALSKLDWERLEGLATQLNIQLVDIDQLYYEAMEWAEKSF from the coding sequence ATGGAAGTATTTATTGGCAGACAGCCTATCTTTAATCTTCATGAGCAGGTTGTTGCGTATGAATTATTATATCGTGGCAAAAACGTAAATGCCTTTCCAATGGTTGATTCAGATGCAGCAACTATTGACGTACTTGTGAACTCATTTCTTTCAATTGGTTTTGAAGAAGTAACAAAAGGTAAACCGGGTTTTGTTAATTTTACAGAAAACTTATTGATGAGCTCAATTCATGAATTTTTAAATCCCTCACAGGTTGTGATTGAGATATTAGAAGATGTTCCGCTTACCCCACAGTTAGTTGAACGGGTGATTGAGCTGAAAAAACATGGATTCCAAATAGCATTAGATGATTTTATTATGGAAGAACATGTAGAAGTTTATGATGAACTGTTCGAACAAGTCGACTATATTAAAGTAGACTTTTTAGCTTCATCTATCGTAAAAAGAATGGAGATTGAAAGTGAAGTAAAGGAAAGATTTCCACATATTCAATTACTCGCTGAAAAAGTAGAAACTCGCCATCAATTTGAAGTGGCTAAATCCTCTGGGTATGTATTGTTTCAAGGCTATTTTTTTGAACAACCTCAAATAATACACGCAACAGACATTCCAGCGAATACGATCCAATACATTCATATCATCTCATTACTAAAAGAAGAAGAGCCAAATATTCAACTACTAGCAGAAAATATTGAACGGGACATCTCATTGACGTATAAATTATTACAAATGATTAATAATTCTTCTAAGCGCTCAAAATCTAAAGTACGCTCTATTAAACAAGCCATTGTCCTCCTTGGGATTTCGAATTTACGAAAATGGATTTATTTATTGGCTATGCGAGAAATGGATATAGATGCCGACTCTGATTTATTTAAAGAAGTGATGTGTACATCTTTATTCCGTGCAAAGGTCTGTGAGAAATTAGCGAAGCTTTCCTACAAAAAGAATTTCTCGGAATATTTCTTAGTGGGCATGTTTTCACTAATTGATACATTACTTCAAAGACCGATGGAAGCTATTCTACACCAGCTTCCATTTTCGGAGGATATCACGAATACAATATTAGGTAATGAAACGGACATGACACCTTATTTGGAGTTTAGTATCGCTTTAAGTAAATTAGACTGGGAGCGATTAGAGGGGCTAGCTACACAATTGAATATCCAATTAGTTGATATTGATCAATTATATTATGAGGCCATGGAATGGGCAGAAAAATCATTTTAA
- a CDS encoding VTT domain-containing protein, whose product MELIKELISFIIHIDVHLEEIIRDFGNWSYLILFAIVFVETGVVIFPFLPGDSLLFASGTLAAAMGAFDMWILIPVFLAAAILGDTMNYHIGHKVGTSIPPKSLLGRVVKKERMEAAEKFFNTHGGKTIVIARFMPFIRTFIPFVAGASKMNYSYFLLYNILGAVLWVFSCTLLGYFFGNIPIIKDNFSIVLILIIFISVVPAVIGAIKSKVGK is encoded by the coding sequence ATTGAACTCATTAAAGAGTTAATAAGCTTTATTATCCATATTGATGTACATTTAGAAGAAATTATTCGTGATTTTGGCAATTGGAGTTATCTTATTTTATTTGCGATTGTTTTTGTAGAGACAGGCGTTGTTATTTTCCCGTTCTTACCTGGTGATTCATTGCTATTTGCAAGTGGTACACTAGCAGCTGCAATGGGAGCCTTTGATATGTGGATTCTAATCCCTGTATTTTTAGCAGCAGCTATTTTAGGAGATACGATGAACTATCATATTGGTCATAAGGTAGGAACATCTATACCTCCAAAGAGCCTTCTTGGTAGAGTTGTGAAGAAAGAACGCATGGAGGCAGCAGAAAAATTCTTTAATACTCATGGTGGGAAAACGATTGTTATAGCCCGTTTTATGCCATTTATTCGTACATTCATTCCGTTTGTAGCCGGTGCAAGTAAAATGAACTATAGCTACTTCCTTCTTTATAATATTCTTGGTGCCGTTTTATGGGTTTTCAGCTGTACATTACTAGGCTATTTCTTTGGGAATATTCCTATTATCAAAGATAACTTCTCAATAGTACTTATATTGATTATCTTTATCTCTGTTGTACCTGCAGTAATCGGAGCCATTAAATCCAAAGTTGGTAAATAA
- a CDS encoding fatty acid--CoA ligase family protein has translation MNLVSRVHQQATEQPEKVAYHFMGKDTTYGEFELTVGRFAKGLQDLGVEKGDHVAFLLGNTPHYLIALYATMRLGATAIPVNPIYTPDEISYILHNGDVKVVIALDALLPLVEKGVQAFPQVASFVICETTPDVVEKVAALSPQAQEKTHLFTQVIANASQSLQPIEVADDDNAIILYTSGTTGSPKGAMLTHGNVYSNARDVAHYLGIKADDRVIATLPVFHVFALTVVVNAPLLSGATVLLTPRFSPTEIFALAREQKATVFAGVPTMYNFLYQLPEGNPEDFSTIRLAISGGASLPVALLHNFEQKFNVRVSEGYGLSEASPVTCFNPLDRDRKAGSIGTSISNVENKVVDVNGQEVPVGEVGELIVRGPNVMKGYYKMPEETAMAIRDGWLYTGDLARVDEEGYFYIVDRKKDMIIVGGYNVYPREVEEVLFTHNNIVEAAVVGFPDPNLGEAVHAYVVLKEVAATSTEDLLSYCAKHMVKYKVPKVIEILDELPKNTTGKILRRSLKEKV, from the coding sequence TTGAATTTAGTTTCACGTGTTCACCAACAGGCAACAGAACAACCGGAAAAAGTTGCGTATCATTTTATGGGGAAGGATACTACTTACGGGGAATTTGAGCTTACAGTTGGTCGCTTTGCAAAGGGGTTACAAGATTTAGGCGTTGAAAAAGGGGATCATGTGGCGTTTTTACTCGGCAATACGCCTCATTATTTAATTGCTTTGTATGCAACAATGCGCTTAGGGGCAACAGCAATACCAGTCAATCCAATCTATACACCTGATGAAATTTCATATATTTTGCATAATGGGGATGTAAAAGTAGTTATTGCGCTGGATGCTTTGCTACCACTTGTTGAAAAGGGTGTACAAGCTTTTCCGCAAGTAGCATCATTCGTTATTTGTGAAACAACGCCAGATGTAGTAGAAAAAGTGGCTGCTTTATCACCACAAGCACAAGAAAAGACACATTTATTTACACAAGTTATCGCTAATGCTTCTCAATCTTTACAGCCTATTGAAGTTGCAGATGACGATAATGCTATCATTTTGTATACTTCTGGTACAACAGGCAGTCCAAAGGGTGCCATGCTGACACATGGCAATGTCTATTCAAATGCTCGTGATGTTGCCCATTATTTAGGAATTAAGGCGGATGATCGTGTTATCGCTACTTTACCGGTATTCCATGTATTTGCCTTAACGGTTGTAGTCAATGCGCCTTTATTAAGCGGAGCTACAGTTTTACTTACACCAAGATTTAGTCCTACAGAAATTTTTGCACTAGCGAGAGAACAAAAAGCAACAGTATTTGCTGGTGTTCCAACTATGTATAATTTCTTATATCAATTACCTGAGGGCAATCCAGAAGATTTCTCGACAATTCGTTTGGCCATTTCAGGTGGTGCCTCTTTACCTGTTGCACTATTACATAATTTCGAGCAGAAATTTAATGTGCGTGTGTCCGAGGGGTATGGCTTATCAGAAGCTTCACCCGTTACATGCTTTAATCCGCTAGATCGTGATCGAAAAGCCGGCTCTATTGGTACTTCCATTAGTAATGTAGAGAATAAAGTGGTTGATGTGAACGGTCAGGAAGTGCCTGTTGGCGAAGTAGGGGAGCTAATTGTACGTGGTCCTAACGTAATGAAGGGCTATTATAAAATGCCAGAAGAAACAGCGATGGCGATACGGGATGGCTGGCTTTATACAGGAGATTTAGCAAGAGTAGATGAGGAAGGGTATTTTTATATTGTTGATCGCAAAAAAGATATGATTATTGTTGGGGGCTATAATGTTTATCCTCGAGAAGTGGAGGAAGTCTTGTTTACCCATAATAATATTGTGGAGGCAGCAGTTGTAGGGTTCCCAGATCCTAACTTAGGGGAAGCCGTTCATGCATATGTTGTACTAAAAGAAGTAGCAGCCACGTCTACAGAGGACCTCCTTTCTTATTGTGCTAAGCATATGGTAAAGTATAAAGTTCCAAAAGTAATCGAGATTTTAGACGAACTTCCGAAGAACACGACAGGAAAAATACTACGTCGTTCATTAAAAGAAAAAGTTTAA
- a CDS encoding FtsX-like permease family protein: MTFRQFAYRNVVRNSRIYGAFFMASFFSVAVFFIYSMLMFHPDIERGILGEVSLIGMVGAEIVLVLFTLFFLYYSMSAFLEARSQEFAILLHLGMEKRQMNRLVFLETMIIGSGSIIVGIVFGFSFSKFFFMIVREILHLDDLPLYVSWEPFLLTIGVFTSAFVVISFISVYFTRERKLRDLLKGSDYLNSLATYSKIRAVYGVALILTTYILAFVVGHTSLIGLTLLIPFSATFGTYYFFSDSVPCFLDLARGKRKYHWQRYRLLSLAEQTHIMMDNVKMFFVVTMVSTLAFLSVGVLATMSSYTTQYDRLNPLGLVYKGDVDNPYEREHINSLRLQLEEKGLSYQLSRFIVVKQTSSFTRNEVEVFRESDMNVLLSSYSYPLLNLGSGEAVFIPYSEDSLKKLKNRIVHTVLEENNIPITIDSVYPKIVFPGSIVSVNSIVISDEDFAKLVRPIADQDIIQPSYHLFTFVIPQWMETKEIGKNIDYLESNLYFIKKDKFSPFYFENAGLNYSYILATYSLFTLVGVLVATVFLLAAGSFIYFKLHTSLEREKRKFDVLKRMGLTDAELKKLVNRHLFPQFFLPWGVAMMHSAFAFLMVQGILRDIANISIVKEVFFAFGFFVLIQVVYFYLIRWRYISHIRS, encoded by the coding sequence GTGACCTTTCGACAATTCGCTTACCGTAATGTCGTGCGGAACAGCCGTATCTATGGTGCCTTTTTCATGGCAAGCTTTTTTTCGGTGGCTGTATTTTTTATCTATTCCATGTTAATGTTTCATCCAGATATTGAACGAGGGATATTAGGCGAAGTATCCCTGATAGGAATGGTGGGTGCAGAAATTGTACTCGTCCTCTTTACATTATTCTTTTTATATTATTCCATGAGTGCCTTTTTAGAGGCTAGATCCCAAGAATTCGCCATTTTATTGCATTTGGGAATGGAAAAGCGCCAGATGAATCGACTTGTTTTTTTAGAAACAATGATCATTGGATCTGGCTCCATCATTGTAGGGATTGTGTTTGGCTTCTCGTTTTCCAAATTCTTTTTTATGATTGTACGAGAAATTTTGCATTTAGATGATTTACCCCTTTACGTTTCCTGGGAGCCATTTTTACTGACAATTGGAGTGTTCACAAGTGCGTTTGTAGTAATTTCATTTATTAGTGTGTACTTCACACGAGAGCGAAAATTACGTGATCTTTTAAAAGGTAGTGATTATTTAAATAGCCTAGCTACCTATTCAAAAATCCGAGCTGTCTATGGTGTTGCTTTAATTTTAACGACATATATTTTAGCGTTTGTTGTAGGACATACTTCTTTGATCGGTTTAACCCTGTTAATCCCATTTTCCGCAACATTTGGAACATATTATTTTTTTAGTGATTCCGTTCCTTGCTTTTTAGATTTAGCCCGGGGAAAACGCAAATATCATTGGCAGCGGTATCGTCTACTATCTCTTGCTGAACAAACTCATATTATGATGGATAATGTAAAAATGTTTTTCGTTGTAACGATGGTATCAACCCTTGCATTTTTATCTGTTGGTGTTTTAGCGACTATGTCCTCCTATACAACCCAATATGATCGGCTAAATCCATTGGGGCTCGTTTATAAAGGGGATGTCGATAATCCATATGAACGAGAGCATATCAATTCATTAAGGCTACAATTAGAGGAGAAGGGTTTATCCTATCAGCTTTCTCGTTTTATTGTAGTGAAGCAAACCTCTTCTTTTACACGCAATGAGGTTGAGGTCTTTCGAGAGTCCGATATGAATGTCTTACTTTCTTCTTACAGCTATCCTTTGTTGAATTTAGGATCTGGAGAGGCAGTGTTTATCCCTTATTCAGAGGATTCACTAAAAAAATTAAAAAATAGAATCGTGCATACCGTGCTAGAGGAAAATAATATACCGATAACGATTGATAGTGTCTATCCAAAAATAGTATTCCCTGGTTCGATTGTAAGTGTCAATTCCATCGTCATCAGTGATGAAGATTTTGCTAAGCTTGTTCGTCCAATTGCTGATCAAGACATTATTCAACCAAGCTATCATTTATTTACGTTTGTGATTCCACAGTGGATGGAGACTAAGGAAATCGGTAAAAATATAGATTATCTAGAGTCTAATTTGTATTTTATTAAGAAGGATAAATTTAGTCCTTTTTACTTTGAGAATGCTGGATTAAATTATTCTTATATACTAGCTACTTACTCACTCTTTACATTAGTAGGTGTTTTAGTTGCCACTGTCTTTCTACTTGCAGCTGGGAGCTTTATCTATTTCAAATTGCATACGTCACTTGAACGAGAAAAGCGCAAATTTGATGTATTAAAGCGTATGGGTTTAACCGATGCAGAGCTTAAAAAGCTTGTTAATCGTCATTTATTTCCTCAATTCTTCTTACCATGGGGTGTTGCGATGATGCATAGTGCCTTTGCTTTTCTAATGGTTCAGGGCATTTTGAGAGACATTGCAAATATTTCGATTGTAAAAGAAGTGTTCTTTGCTTTTGGCTTTTTTGTGTTAATACAAGTCGTCTACTTTTATTTAATTCGTTGGCGCTACATCTCTCATATTCGTTCATGA
- a CDS encoding ABC transporter ATP-binding protein → MPILQIKDVTKVYEGKVTHRALNQLSFDVEEGEFLAVMGPSGSGKTTLLNIISTIDEPTSGEIILDGMNPHKLNATELAYFRRRQLGFVFQDFNLLHMLTVEENIVLPLTLDQQPLEVMEERLASIVEKLDLTSFLHKRPNEISGGQAQRTAIGRALIHNPSLILADEPTGNLDSNSSRDVLELLTKVNREKQTTIVMVTHDPIAASYCDRVLFIKDGEFFNEIYRDDRRQMFFQRILNVLSLLGGGQVGDLSTIRLP, encoded by the coding sequence ATGCCTATTTTACAAATTAAAGATGTGACGAAAGTGTATGAAGGTAAGGTCACGCACCGTGCTTTAAATCAATTGAGCTTTGATGTTGAAGAAGGTGAGTTTCTAGCTGTTATGGGGCCTTCAGGAAGCGGTAAAACAACATTACTGAATATTATTTCAACCATTGATGAACCGACAAGTGGAGAAATCATACTGGATGGAATGAATCCACATAAGCTGAATGCAACAGAGCTTGCTTACTTCAGAAGAAGACAGCTCGGTTTTGTCTTTCAAGATTTCAATCTTTTGCATATGCTGACGGTTGAAGAAAATATCGTGCTGCCATTAACTTTAGATCAGCAGCCGCTAGAAGTAATGGAGGAACGTCTAGCTAGTATTGTTGAAAAGCTAGACTTAACTTCTTTTCTTCATAAACGTCCAAATGAAATTTCTGGTGGACAGGCACAAAGAACTGCCATTGGGCGAGCACTTATTCATAATCCTAGCCTCATTTTAGCAGATGAGCCAACGGGTAATTTAGATTCGAATTCTTCACGTGATGTGCTAGAACTTTTAACGAAAGTTAATCGTGAGAAACAAACAACGATTGTGATGGTCACGCATGATCCGATTGCAGCAAGCTATTGTGATCGAGTGTTATTCATTAAAGATGGTGAATTTTTCAATGAAATTTATCGTGATGATCGTCGTCAAATGTTTTTCCAACGCATATTAAATGTTTTGAGCTTACTAGGAGGAGGGCAAGTAGGTGACCTTTCGACAATTCGCTTACCGTAA